Part of the Jatrophihabitans sp. GAS493 genome, TAGAGGCCGGGCACGGTCGAGCGTCCGAGCAGGTCGGTGTGCACGCCGCCGGAGGCGTAATGGGCCGCCGGCACCACCGGGATCAGGTCCTGCGCCGGGTCGATGCCCAGCGATCCGAGGGTGGCATAGATGGTCGGGAAACGGACTCGCCACTTCTCGGTACCGAAGTGCCGCGCGTCCAGCCACATGTGGTCGGCGCCGGTCTCATGCATCCGTCGCAGGATCGCCTTGGCCACCACGTCGCGGGGCGCCAGATCAGCCAGTTCGTGCTGCCCCTGCATGAAGCGCACTCCAGCGTCGTCGACCAGGAAGGCGCCCTCGCCGCGGACCGCCTCGCTGACCAGCGGCTGCTGCCCCCGTGACCGGGCGCCGAGCCAGGCGACCGTGGGATGGAACTGAACGAACTCCAGGTCGCGGACGACGGCGCCGGCGCGGATGGCAGCGGCGACCCCGTCACCGGTCGCGACACTCGGGTTGGTGGTGGACGCGTAGACCTGCCCGAAGCCGCCGGTGGCGAGGACGACAGCCCGGGCCCGTACCGAGCCGACACCGTCACGCTGCCCCTCCCCCATCACGTGCAGGGTGACACCGGCCACCGAACCATCCGAGGTTTTCAGCAGATCCAGCACCAGCGCATGCTCGATGGCCTCGACGCCCGAGGCGCCCAGGACGCGGGCGACCAGCGCCCGTTCGATCTCGGCGCCGGTCGCATCCCCGCCGGCATGGACGATCCGGTCGCGGTGGTGGCCGCCTTCCCGGGTCAGCGAGATGGCACCATCCTGGGCCAGGTCGAAGCGGGCGCCGAGCGCGGCCAGGTCCCGCACCGCCGCCGGCCCTTCCCGCACCAGGACGCGCACCGCGTCCTCGTCACAGATGCCCGCCCCCGCGACCAGCGTGTCGGTGAGGTGCTGCTCCGGAGTGTCGCCGGTGCCGAGCGCCGCGGCGATTCCCCCCTGGGCCCAGCGGGTCGATCCGGCGGAGAGCACATCCTTGGTGACCAGCATGATCCGAAGGCTCGAATGGCGGGCGATCTGCAGGGCGGTGGTGAGCCCGGCAATTCCGGAGCCGACGATGACGACGTCGGTCTCAGCAGTCCAACCCTGCTCGGCCGAAGCCAGCCGGCGCGGCACGCCGACCGACGAGGTGGCGCTCCTCATGACTGAGCCTGCTCAGCACCGCTCGCTGCGGCCTCGACCCGCAGCCCGTCGATCTGGATGTTGTCGATGAGGCGGGTGGCCCCCAGTTTGGCCGCGACCAGCAATCGGGCCGCCTCGCCGGCCCGTGGCTGGCCGAGGTCACTGCCGCGCAGCGCAAGGTAGTCGGGGGTGACGCCGGCCGCAGCGAGGACGCGCTGAGCGGCGGAGACGACGGCTCGTTCGCCGGCGGCCGCCGCGTCACGTCCGGCCTCCAGCGCGCCGCAGAGGGCGAGCGACTGCGCGCGCTCGGCGGCGGAGAGGAAGACGTTGCGGCTGGAGAGGGCCAGCCCGTCCGCCTCCCTGACCGTCGGGACACCGACGATCCGCGGGCCGAGGTCCAGGTCGGCCACCATGCGGCGGATCAGCGTCAGTTGCTGGTAGTCCTTCTCCCCGAAATAGGCCCGATCGGGGCGAATGACGCTGAGGAACTTGGCGACGACCGTCAGCATGCCGTCGAAGTGGCCGGGGCGGGCGGCTCCCTCCAGCACCTGACCGAGGGGTCCGGAGTTGATCGTGACCTCGACCTCACCGGCGGTGTAGACATCGGTGAGCCCGGGGGCCCACAGCAGGTCGACGCCATGTGCCTGGGCGATCGCGACGTCGGCGTCGAGCGTGCGCGGGTAGCGGTTGAGGTCGGCCGGGTCACCGAACTGGAGCGGGTTGATGAAGACGGTGGCCACCACCGAGTCACACTCGGCGCGGGCGGCGTCCATCAGCGCGGCGTGCCCGTCGTGCAGTGCGCCCATGGTGAGCACCACGCCGACGGTGCCGCTCTCGCCGTACTGCTGGGCGCCCGACCGCTGGGCACCCGGGAGCTTGGCGCGGGCGGCGAGGAAGTCGGCCCGGCTGCGGACAAAGTTCACTGGTTCGCTCATGACTCGTCCAGTATCGCGGTTACCGCCGTGAACGCGTCGCCCCGTAGCTGTCCGGCGGCGCTGGCCCGTTCCGCCGTACGCCGGGCCATTGCGATGTAGGCCGCGACGGTCTGCGGAGCCTGGGCGCGCAGCGTGGTCAGATGGGTGGCGACGGTGGCCACGTCGCCCCGGGACACCGGACCGGTGAGGGCACCATCGCGCAGCCGCAGCACGTTATCCAGTGCGGCGCTGAGCAGCGGAGCGAGCAACCGGGGTGACTGCTCCACTCCAGCTGCGTCGAGAAGATCCAGCGAATCATTGACGATGGTGACCAGATAATTGGCGCCGATGCTAAGCGCGGCGTGGTACATCGGCCGGGCGAGTTCCGGGACCCAGACCGGTTCGCCGCCGATCTGAACGACGAGGGCTTCGGCGACCGGGCGCATCTCCTCGGCCGAAGTGACACCGAAGGCGGCTCCCTCCAGGCGGTCCAGGTCCTCCGGGCGGCCGGCGAACGTCATCACCGGATGCAGGGCCAGCGGCACGACACCCCGGGCGGCGGCGGCGTCGAGCACGCTGATGCCGTAGGCACCGGAGGTATGCGCGACCAGCGCTCCCGGGCGCCAGGCGTTGGTGGTAGCGAGCCCGGTGACGAGCGGACGGAGCGCGTCGTCGGGGACAGCGAGCAGGACAAGGTCGGCGTCGGCCACGACCTCGTCCGGGGGCAGTATCGGCACTCCGGGCAGTAGCCGACGAGCGTAGGCCTGTGAGCGGTCGGAGACGCCGCTGGCCGCAACCACCTCGTGGCCGGCCCGGATCAGCGCGGCCCCGAGCACCGACCCCACCCGGCCGGTGCCGACGACGCCGACCCGCAGACGTGGTGGCGCAGAAGTCACTGTTCGAACGTCCTCAGTAGTAGCAGTTCAATGCTCGGTGTGGTGCTGGAGTCACGCTGGTGGAGATGCCGCGTCCGGGTGTTGCGATGTTGATCGGCGGCAGCCTCGCGCGACACGGCTGATCGCCTCAATGCAGTGGTCGAGCCTACGCGGCCAGCCTCGGCGCGGCGCGTTGACCGCGATGCCACCCGCGCTCGATGCTCCCAAACGCCGCGGGGAAACGCCGGAACTCTGTGGCGCACCTAACTCGCTCCAGCCTCGTGTTCGGTGGCGCACCCGTCAGTTGGCCGGCCGTCGCCGCCAGCACCGACGGGCTCGGTGCCGATCGGTATGGGGGGTGGGTGGTGTTGGGTGTTTCGGACGGGTTGTTGGGTCGGGTCGATCCAGGGTGGTGGGATCCACCAGGGGACGCCGTCGTTGATGTAGACCTGCCAGCCCATCATCTGGAACGTCCGGTGGTGGAATCCGCAGAGCAGGCAGGTGTTGGCGACTGCGGTGATGCCGCCGTCTTGCCAGGGTGTGACGTGGTGGGCCTGCGTCCAGGTCGCGGGCATGGTGCAGCCGGGGAAACAACAACCACGGTCTCGGGCGAACAACGCCAGCCGCATCGTGGGGGTGGCGCAGCGTTTCGTTCGTCCGACGTCCAGCACTCCACCGGTGCGGCTCAGGGTCGTGGTGATGATTTCGGTCTGATCAGCTAAGCCCAGCGCCTCGTCCACCGAGATCAGGTCCCCGTGCGGGGTGCACGCGTAACCCTCGCCGGTCCGCAGTTGCTCGTCGCTCATA contains:
- a CDS encoding L-aspartate oxidase; the protein is MRSATSSVGVPRRLASAEQGWTAETDVVIVGSGIAGLTTALQIARHSSLRIMLVTKDVLSAGSTRWAQGGIAAALGTGDTPEQHLTDTLVAGAGICDEDAVRVLVREGPAAVRDLAALGARFDLAQDGAISLTREGGHHRDRIVHAGGDATGAEIERALVARVLGASGVEAIEHALVLDLLKTSDGSVAGVTLHVMGEGQRDGVGSVRARAVVLATGGFGQVYASTTNPSVATGDGVAAAIRAGAVVRDLEFVQFHPTVAWLGARSRGQQPLVSEAVRGEGAFLVDDAGVRFMQGQHELADLAPRDVVAKAILRRMHETGADHMWLDARHFGTEKWRVRFPTIYATLGSLGIDPAQDLIPVVPAAHYASGGVHTDLLGRSTVPGLYACGETACTGVHGANRLASNSLLEGLVFGRRIAATLVETLVEPAPAPETVAAGAPAAVLAAEVRPALQQIMSEHAGVLRDAKGLDAAARGLAELGAHSCDEPGTEHWEATNLFTVATALVEAAQLREETRGSHWREDFAERDDEHWRGHLDTTLVDRTEATATGGGNIFPEMLADPQPTPTLTTEFTR
- the panC gene encoding pantoate--beta-alanine ligase — protein: MSEPVNFVRSRADFLAARAKLPGAQRSGAQQYGESGTVGVVLTMGALHDGHAALMDAARAECDSVVATVFINPLQFGDPADLNRYPRTLDADVAIAQAHGVDLLWAPGLTDVYTAGEVEVTINSGPLGQVLEGAARPGHFDGMLTVVAKFLSVIRPDRAYFGEKDYQQLTLIRRMVADLDLGPRIVGVPTVREADGLALSSRNVFLSAAERAQSLALCGALEAGRDAAAAGERAVVSAAQRVLAAAGVTPDYLALRGSDLGQPRAGEAARLLVAAKLGATRLIDNIQIDGLRVEAAASGAEQAQS
- a CDS encoding Rossmann-like and DUF2520 domain-containing protein, whose product is MTSAPPRLRVGVVGTGRVGSVLGAALIRAGHEVVAASGVSDRSQAYARRLLPGVPILPPDEVVADADLVLLAVPDDALRPLVTGLATTNAWRPGALVAHTSGAYGISVLDAAAARGVVPLALHPVMTFAGRPEDLDRLEGAAFGVTSAEEMRPVAEALVVQIGGEPVWVPELARPMYHAALSIGANYLVTIVNDSLDLLDAAGVEQSPRLLAPLLSAALDNVLRLRDGALTGPVSRGDVATVATHLTTLRAQAPQTVAAYIAMARRTAERASAAGQLRGDAFTAVTAILDES